The proteins below are encoded in one region of Pontibacter deserti:
- the pyk gene encoding pyruvate kinase produces MNITFNKTKVLATVGPASNTFESLLALVQEGVDAFRLNFSHGEHSEHLEVIKHVREINRQFNTTVCLVQDLQGPKIRMGEVENGGVEIKQGQEILLRCDGSLSTADKLATNYKQLAKDVKVGDAILIDDGKLELKVLHTDHDMEVRCEVIYGGVVKPRKGINLPDTSVSAPSLTEKDLRDLHFGLDHDIEWVALSFVRTVKDIQEIKRIIEERGKDTRVIAKIEKPEAIKNIDEIIDATDAIMVARGDLGVEVGMEKVPMIQKMVVEKSNRAAKPVIIATQMMESMIVNPRPTRAETNDIANAVIDGADCLMLSAETAVGAYPVETIRSMNLTIRTVETHADIFNKNFVLNPHSPHFCNDSLVANACNLARDTNARAIIGMTKSGYTAFQLAKYRPKSDIFIFTENYKLLYTLNLVWGVRGFHYDKFESTDATIADIKQALLDGGFIDKGDVFINTASMPINEQKRTNMIKLSIA; encoded by the coding sequence ATGAATATTACCTTTAACAAAACAAAAGTACTTGCAACGGTAGGTCCCGCTTCCAACACTTTCGAGAGCCTGTTAGCACTGGTGCAGGAAGGTGTTGATGCTTTCAGACTTAACTTCTCTCATGGCGAGCATTCAGAGCACCTTGAAGTTATTAAGCATGTAAGAGAAATTAATCGCCAGTTTAACACAACCGTTTGCCTGGTACAAGACCTGCAGGGACCTAAGATCCGGATGGGTGAAGTTGAAAATGGCGGAGTTGAAATAAAGCAGGGACAGGAGATCTTACTTCGCTGCGACGGTTCTCTAAGCACAGCGGATAAACTAGCCACTAACTATAAGCAACTGGCAAAAGATGTAAAAGTTGGTGATGCTATACTTATAGATGATGGTAAACTGGAGCTTAAAGTGCTGCATACCGATCATGACATGGAAGTGCGCTGCGAAGTTATTTATGGCGGCGTGGTAAAGCCACGTAAAGGAATCAACCTACCTGACACAAGTGTATCTGCTCCTTCACTTACCGAAAAAGATTTACGTGATCTGCACTTCGGCCTTGACCATGACATAGAGTGGGTAGCCTTGTCTTTTGTAAGAACTGTAAAGGATATTCAGGAGATCAAACGCATTATTGAAGAGCGTGGTAAAGATACCCGCGTTATAGCCAAAATCGAGAAGCCGGAAGCGATCAAGAACATTGACGAGATTATAGATGCTACGGATGCGATCATGGTAGCCCGCGGAGACCTGGGTGTAGAAGTTGGTATGGAGAAAGTACCTATGATCCAGAAGATGGTGGTTGAGAAAAGTAATCGTGCCGCTAAGCCGGTAATTATTGCTACCCAGATGATGGAAAGTATGATCGTGAATCCGCGCCCTACCCGTGCCGAAACCAACGACATTGCTAACGCTGTAATAGACGGGGCTGACTGCCTTATGTTAAGTGCGGAAACTGCTGTAGGTGCTTACCCTGTTGAAACTATCCGCAGTATGAACCTTACCATCCGGACGGTAGAAACCCATGCAGATATCTTCAACAAAAACTTTGTGCTAAACCCGCACTCGCCTCACTTCTGCAACGATAGTTTGGTAGCCAATGCCTGTAACCTGGCCCGCGACACCAATGCCCGTGCTATTATCGGTATGACCAAGTCAGGATACACAGCGTTTCAATTAGCTAAGTACAGACCAAAATCAGATATCTTTATTTTTACAGAGAACTATAAGCTGCTTTATACTTTAAACTTGGTTTGGGGTGTAAGAGGCTTCCACTATGATAAGTTTGAATCTACAGATGCTACCATTGCTGATATTAAGCAAGCACTGTTAGATGGCGGCTTTATAGATAAAGGGGATGTTTTCATCAACACAGCCAGTATGCCTATTAACGAACAAAAGCGTACTAACATGATCAAGCTAAGTATAGCTTAG
- the rpsT gene encoding 30S ribosomal protein S20: MANHKSALKRIRANNAKRLRNRYQAKTTRTFIKKLKNTTDQAEAQELYKTVSSMIDRLAKKNIIHKNKAAHNKSKLAKFVNGLAA; this comes from the coding sequence ATGGCTAACCATAAGTCGGCATTAAAGAGAATCAGAGCGAACAACGCTAAACGTCTTCGCAACAGATACCAGGCGAAAACTACTCGTACATTTATCAAGAAATTGAAAAACACGACTGATCAGGCCGAGGCGCAAGAGCTGTACAAAACAGTTTCTTCAATGATTGACCGTCTGGCTAAGAAAAACATCATCCACAAAAACAAAGCGGCTCATAACAAGTCTAAACTTGCTAAGTTTGTAAACGGACTAGCTGCTTAA
- a CDS encoding YheT family hydrolase, translating to MPILTSTHKAPFYLFNGHLQTIIPGLFRQVEGITYTRERLFTPDLDFIDVDWSQVGSESLVILSHGLEGDSSRPYILGMVRAFNERGLDALAWNYRSCSGEPNKLLRSYHLGASDDLQFVIEHALQTGNYNTIHLIGFSAGGNITLKYLGENPTQVPSEVKRAVVFSVPVDLKASAQKISRVYTQRFLKTLGEKLEQKRQLYPEEVDLTDYSIFWTFPEFDNRYTAPIHGFKNADDYYARVSSKQFLQDIQKPTLLVNAKNDPFLAEECYPFEEAKTNPYFYFEMPENGGHVGFAEDFRKNIYYSEARAVRFLLEEGRYCL from the coding sequence ATGCCTATCCTAACATCAACTCACAAGGCACCCTTTTACCTTTTTAACGGCCACCTCCAAACTATTATCCCTGGCTTGTTCAGGCAGGTAGAAGGAATAACGTACACACGCGAACGTCTTTTTACTCCTGATCTGGATTTTATTGATGTAGACTGGTCTCAGGTAGGCTCAGAGAGTTTAGTTATACTTTCGCATGGCCTGGAGGGAGATAGTAGCAGACCTTACATATTGGGCATGGTGCGCGCTTTTAATGAACGTGGCCTGGATGCCCTTGCCTGGAACTACAGAAGCTGTAGCGGCGAACCTAATAAACTGCTCCGGTCTTATCACCTTGGTGCTTCCGACGACCTGCAGTTTGTAATAGAACATGCTTTGCAAACCGGCAACTATAACACCATACATCTGATCGGTTTTAGTGCAGGCGGAAACATAACGCTTAAATATCTGGGGGAGAACCCGACTCAGGTACCATCAGAGGTAAAACGTGCTGTAGTATTTTCTGTACCGGTAGATCTGAAAGCATCTGCCCAAAAGATCTCGCGTGTGTATACGCAGCGCTTTCTTAAAACTTTGGGAGAGAAACTGGAGCAGAAGCGACAACTTTACCCGGAAGAAGTGGACCTGACTGACTACAGTATTTTCTGGACCTTTCCTGAATTTGATAATCGGTATACAGCGCCCATACATGGCTTTAAAAATGCTGATGATTATTATGCCCGCGTTAGCTCTAAACAGTTTCTGCAGGACATACAGAAGCCGACACTGTTGGTAAATGCCAAGAACGACCCGTTTCTGGCAGAAGAATGTTACCCGTTCGAAGAGGCAAAGACCAACCCCTACTTTTATTTTGAGATGCCTGAGAATGGCGGCCACGTAGGCTTTGCCGAGGACTTCAGAAAAAATATTTATTATTCTGAGGCGCGGGCTGTAAGGTTTTTATTAGAAGAGGGAAGATATTGCTTGTAA
- the rsmG gene encoding 16S rRNA (guanine(527)-N(7))-methyltransferase RsmG, with protein MPHSTAIRTLLSGYFPELTEDQLQKYERMGELYQEWNQKINVISRKDMDQLGVHHILHSLGIAKVVQFPEHTSVLDVGTGGGLPGLPLAVMFPDVKFHLVDSIGKKIHVVQEIARELHLQNVTASHTRAEQVRDKFDFVVSRAVTRLANFWPWIMNSFKKTGSPIEGLYYLKGGDLEEEIAESGLITKQFDLSDYFTEEFFETKKVVYVPLK; from the coding sequence ATGCCTCATTCTACTGCTATCCGCACTTTATTATCGGGTTACTTTCCGGAGCTTACCGAAGACCAACTGCAAAAGTATGAGCGTATGGGCGAGCTGTACCAGGAGTGGAACCAGAAAATAAACGTGATCTCGCGTAAGGACATGGACCAGTTAGGGGTGCACCATATCTTACACTCATTGGGCATAGCAAAGGTAGTTCAGTTTCCGGAGCATACTTCGGTACTGGATGTGGGCACAGGCGGTGGCTTACCGGGTTTGCCACTAGCCGTTATGTTTCCGGATGTAAAGTTTCACCTTGTAGATTCTATTGGTAAGAAGATACACGTGGTGCAGGAGATTGCACGTGAGCTGCATCTTCAAAATGTAACTGCCTCCCATACCAGGGCAGAACAGGTGCGTGATAAATTTGATTTTGTAGTAAGTCGAGCCGTTACCCGTCTGGCTAATTTCTGGCCCTGGATCATGAACAGTTTTAAGAAAACTGGCTCCCCGATAGAAGGCTTATACTACCTGAAGGGCGGCGACCTGGAAGAAGAGATTGCCGAATCAGGATTAATTACCAAACAGTTTGATCTTAGTGACTACTTTACAGAAGAATTCTTCGAGACAAAGAAAGTGGTGTATGTTCCATTGAAATAA
- a CDS encoding RNA polymerase sigma factor produces the protein MEVNKQFSAKAKHDFKLIQAAVEDNDEKAYAELMSIYKKPVYHVVLKMVRNADDAEDLTIEAFAKAFRNLHKFNPEYAFSTWLFRIATNNCIDFIRKNRIKTMSIDSAIKIDNGDEITIDFKDKNLNPQEEAIKNQKIEIMQYVVAKLPEKYQRLVTLRYFNELSYEEIATELNAPLGTVKAQLHRARELLYDMVKNKKHLI, from the coding sequence ATGGAAGTAAATAAACAATTCTCAGCGAAAGCAAAACACGATTTCAAGCTGATACAAGCAGCCGTTGAAGATAACGACGAGAAAGCGTATGCTGAGCTGATGAGTATCTATAAAAAGCCTGTGTACCACGTGGTACTCAAAATGGTGCGCAACGCCGACGATGCCGAAGACTTAACGATAGAAGCTTTTGCAAAGGCCTTCAGAAACCTGCACAAGTTTAACCCGGAATATGCCTTCAGTACCTGGTTGTTCCGAATTGCTACAAACAACTGCATCGACTTTATCCGAAAAAACAGGATCAAGACCATGAGCATCGACTCAGCTATTAAAATTGATAATGGCGATGAGATTACGATAGACTTTAAGGATAAGAACCTGAACCCGCAGGAAGAGGCGATCAAAAATCAGAAGATCGAGATTATGCAGTATGTGGTGGCTAAGCTGCCAGAAAAATACCAACGACTGGTTACACTGCGTTACTTTAACGAGCTAAGCTACGAAGAAATAGCAACCGAGCTGAACGCGCCACTGGGTACTGTAAAAGCCCAGCTGCACCGCGCCCGCGAGTTGCTCTATGATATGGTGAAAAACAAGAAACACCTGATCTAA
- a CDS encoding glycosyltransferase: MISLILLVLLGLCVLVQLYYALVYFFPLSRHRDPEVTKHVPVSVIVAAHNEQDNLFELLPMLLDQEYPEFEVLVVNDRSEDDTEFYLFELERQFPNFKVVTVKKTPEYLNPKKYALALGIRAAKYEHMLFTDADCRPYSSKWIEKMQSGYVTGGDLVLGYSPYAQLKGFLNHLIRYETLLTAIQYLSQANKGHAYMGVGRNLSYTKACFFRNKGFASHIKTTGGDDDLFVRDAVNNSKVNIVIDKEAQTWSIPKKTFREWFTQKRRHLSVGKQYKANDKRKVGAFVISNILFYVLAIILLVVNSHLAILAALVGLRYIVMFSAYTSVARRLNDKLSLFLLPVLDIVYFFNYLFLGISVLLYKRIRWK, encoded by the coding sequence TTGATCTCACTTATACTTTTAGTGCTGCTTGGCCTTTGTGTGCTGGTGCAGTTATATTACGCTCTTGTCTACTTTTTCCCTCTCAGTCGTCACCGGGATCCGGAGGTTACAAAACATGTTCCGGTATCAGTTATAGTTGCTGCCCATAACGAGCAGGACAACCTGTTTGAGCTTTTGCCTATGCTGCTGGACCAGGAATATCCTGAATTTGAAGTGCTGGTAGTAAACGACCGTTCAGAAGATGATACTGAATTTTACCTGTTCGAGCTGGAGCGGCAGTTCCCGAATTTTAAAGTTGTTACTGTAAAAAAGACACCGGAATATCTTAACCCGAAGAAATATGCGTTAGCCTTAGGTATACGTGCAGCAAAGTACGAGCACATGCTATTTACCGATGCTGACTGCCGGCCTTATAGTTCGAAATGGATAGAAAAGATGCAAAGTGGATATGTAACAGGGGGTGATTTGGTACTTGGCTACTCTCCATATGCACAATTAAAAGGATTTTTGAATCATCTTATCCGTTATGAAACATTACTAACGGCTATTCAGTATTTGTCTCAGGCAAACAAAGGACACGCCTATATGGGGGTAGGCAGAAACTTATCTTATACGAAAGCGTGTTTCTTTAGAAACAAAGGGTTTGCCTCTCATATCAAAACAACTGGCGGCGATGATGACCTTTTTGTTAGAGATGCCGTCAACAATAGCAAAGTAAATATTGTTATAGACAAAGAGGCACAGACCTGGAGTATTCCCAAAAAGACGTTTCGGGAATGGTTTACCCAAAAAAGAAGACATTTATCTGTTGGTAAGCAATACAAGGCAAATGATAAAAGAAAAGTTGGCGCATTCGTAATCTCGAACATTCTTTTTTACGTATTAGCTATCATTCTTCTTGTTGTAAATAGTCATTTAGCTATATTAGCCGCTTTAGTCGGTTTGCGGTACATTGTAATGTTTTCCGCGTATACATCAGTAGCTCGCAGACTAAACGACAAGCTCTCCTTGTTTTTATTGCCGGTACTCGACATTGTGTACTTTTTTAATTACCTGTTCCTTGGTATATCTGTACTACTGTATAAACGAATCAGATGGAAGTAA
- the tgt gene encoding tRNA guanosine(34) transglycosylase Tgt — protein sequence MQFSLVATDKQSKARAGVVQTDHGAIETPIFMPVGTAGTVKAVHQRELKEDIKAEIILGNTYHLYLRPGLQVLEQAGGLHKFNGWDRPILTDSGGYQVFSLAGTRKIKEEGVKFKSHIDGSAMDFTPENVMDTQRTIGADIIMAFDECTPYPCDYTYAKNSMERTHRWLQRCVNRFDSTEPKYGYSQTLFPIVQGSTYKDLRVQSAETIASFGREGNAIGGLSVGEPAEMMYEMTEVVCDILPKDKPRYLMGVGTPANILENIALGVDMFDCVLPTRNARNGMLFTTQGVINIRNKKWADDYSPIDAELGGYVSTFYTKAYLRHLIHSGEYLAGQIASVHNLTFYLWLVKQARQQIINGTFRDWKDVMVKKLMTRL from the coding sequence ATGCAATTTTCGTTAGTAGCAACAGATAAACAATCCAAAGCGCGTGCAGGCGTAGTACAAACTGATCACGGTGCCATCGAAACGCCTATTTTTATGCCGGTGGGTACGGCAGGTACCGTTAAAGCCGTGCACCAGCGCGAACTAAAAGAAGACATAAAAGCTGAGATCATACTGGGCAACACCTACCATTTATACCTGCGCCCGGGCCTGCAGGTACTGGAGCAGGCTGGTGGCCTACACAAGTTCAATGGCTGGGACAGACCTATACTTACCGACAGTGGTGGTTACCAGGTATTCTCGCTGGCAGGTACGCGCAAGATCAAAGAAGAAGGGGTAAAGTTTAAGTCGCATATAGATGGCTCTGCCATGGACTTTACACCAGAGAATGTGATGGATACGCAACGCACCATTGGCGCTGACATAATCATGGCCTTCGATGAGTGTACTCCCTACCCTTGCGATTATACTTACGCCAAGAACTCGATGGAGCGCACACACCGCTGGCTGCAACGCTGTGTAAACAGGTTTGACAGTACCGAGCCAAAGTATGGCTATTCGCAAACGCTATTCCCTATAGTGCAGGGTAGCACTTACAAAGACCTGCGTGTGCAATCTGCAGAAACTATTGCAAGCTTCGGTAGAGAAGGTAATGCTATCGGTGGTTTGTCGGTAGGTGAACCTGCCGAGATGATGTATGAGATGACAGAAGTGGTGTGCGACATACTGCCAAAAGACAAGCCTCGTTACCTGATGGGTGTTGGTACACCAGCTAATATACTGGAGAACATTGCATTGGGCGTAGATATGTTTGACTGTGTATTGCCAACCCGTAACGCCCGTAACGGAATGTTGTTTACCACGCAGGGGGTTATCAATATCCGTAATAAAAAATGGGCCGATGACTATAGCCCGATAGATGCGGAACTGGGCGGCTATGTAAGCACGTTCTACACCAAGGCTTATTTACGACATCTGATACACAGCGGCGAGTACCTGGCAGGGCAAATAGCCAGCGTGCATAATCTTACCTTCTATTTATGGTTGGTAAAGCAGGCACGCCAGCAGATCATTAACGGCACTTTCCGGGATTGGAAAGACGTGATGGTAAAGAAATTAATGACACGGTTGTAG
- a CDS encoding LptF/LptG family permease — protein MKLLDWYILKKFLSTFVFAVLILVSIILVIDFTEKNDDFIQENVAVSEIIFDYYINLIPFYANMLSPITVFIATVFVTAKLASHTEIVAMLSSGISFRRLMVPYVVGATLIGALIFGLIGWVIPNANKKSVAFQVKYVKSPYTYDSRNIHIKIAPDTYVYMESYNNNAHIGYNFALEQITGTSLKSKLTSNSISWDEEAGKWHMDFYTLRTFNGEKETIFKGQDLDTTLNMRPKDFESTYKLEQTLTLTELNKFIAEKKQRGADDLEIYLVEKYERFSYPFAIIILTVIGVIVSARKARGGVGVQIALGFFLAFVFIVFVITSRSLAQVGDIPPSIAAWIPIIVFTGIGFLLYRYIPR, from the coding sequence TTGAAGCTCCTCGATTGGTATATACTGAAGAAGTTCCTGAGCACCTTTGTGTTCGCGGTGTTGATATTGGTGTCCATTATTTTGGTAATTGATTTTACTGAGAAGAACGACGACTTTATCCAGGAAAATGTAGCTGTATCAGAGATCATATTTGATTATTACATCAACCTGATCCCCTTTTACGCGAACATGCTTAGCCCCATTACGGTGTTTATAGCAACTGTATTTGTTACAGCTAAGCTGGCATCGCATACAGAGATTGTGGCTATGCTAAGTAGTGGTATTAGTTTCCGCAGATTAATGGTGCCTTATGTTGTTGGTGCTACGCTTATTGGTGCGCTCATATTTGGTTTAATTGGCTGGGTAATACCAAATGCCAATAAAAAGAGCGTAGCCTTCCAGGTGAAGTATGTAAAGAGCCCTTATACTTACGACAGTCGTAATATCCATATCAAAATAGCGCCGGATACTTATGTGTACATGGAAAGCTATAACAACAATGCCCACATTGGTTATAATTTTGCGCTGGAGCAAATTACTGGAACTTCACTGAAGAGTAAGCTGACATCCAATAGTATTTCTTGGGACGAAGAAGCCGGCAAATGGCACATGGATTTTTATACTTTGCGTACCTTTAACGGCGAAAAGGAAACCATCTTTAAAGGTCAGGATCTGGACACTACACTGAACATGCGCCCGAAGGATTTTGAAAGTACCTATAAACTGGAGCAAACCCTTACCCTGACAGAACTTAACAAATTTATTGCTGAGAAAAAGCAACGCGGAGCTGACGACCTTGAAATTTACCTGGTAGAGAAGTATGAACGCTTCAGCTATCCTTTTGCCATTATTATACTTACCGTTATAGGAGTGATTGTAAGTGCGCGTAAAGCACGTGGTGGTGTAGGTGTGCAGATTGCGTTAGGTTTCTTCCTGGCATTCGTGTTTATTGTTTTTGTTATTACCAGCCGCAGCTTGGCGCAGGTTGGTGATATTCCGCCATCTATTGCCGCCTGGATACCCATTATAGTTTTCACCGGGATCGGCTTTTTACTTTACCGTTACATACCGCGCTAA
- a CDS encoding DMT family transporter: MPRLKDFLELHFVILLWGFTAILGKLITIPAVEMVAIRTLITALALGLIIYKTNAPFWLGHVRGLQMLGVGFLIAAHWILFFAAARVSSVSICLIGMATASLWTSFLEPMFTKKKIKPYEVFLALLIILGLYIIFRKETDFNSFLGISMAIGSALLASIFTIINAGLVKKIPSTTITCYEMGGAFLGTILFLPVYAVYFVEGNQLNFNLIPMDWVYLAVLILACTVYAYTAGVRLMQRISAFTMNLTVNLEPVYGIILAIFIFNESSQLSAEFYIGAGIILMSVFIYPVINTVAERRKKLQKAFPEEVVLRED, translated from the coding sequence ATGCCCCGATTAAAAGATTTTTTAGAGCTTCACTTTGTTATTTTACTGTGGGGCTTCACAGCTATACTTGGTAAGCTCATAACTATACCTGCCGTTGAAATGGTAGCTATACGTACACTGATAACTGCACTGGCACTTGGCCTGATCATCTATAAAACAAACGCTCCTTTCTGGCTGGGTCATGTTAGAGGGCTGCAGATGCTGGGAGTTGGTTTTTTAATAGCAGCCCACTGGATTCTGTTCTTTGCTGCTGCACGTGTATCATCGGTCTCTATCTGTTTAATTGGTATGGCCACCGCCAGCCTCTGGACTTCTTTCCTGGAGCCAATGTTTACAAAGAAAAAGATAAAGCCTTACGAGGTATTCCTGGCGCTCCTGATCATACTTGGTCTATACATTATTTTCCGGAAAGAAACAGACTTTAACAGTTTCCTGGGTATTAGCATGGCCATAGGCTCGGCTCTACTGGCATCTATCTTTACTATCATAAATGCTGGGCTGGTAAAAAAGATACCATCCACTACCATTACCTGCTACGAAATGGGCGGTGCTTTTCTGGGTACAATCTTATTCCTACCGGTTTATGCGGTATATTTTGTAGAGGGAAATCAGCTGAATTTTAACCTGATCCCGATGGATTGGGTGTACCTGGCAGTACTTATACTTGCCTGTACAGTTTATGCCTACACAGCCGGTGTACGTTTAATGCAGCGCATCTCCGCCTTTACCATGAACCTGACCGTGAACCTGGAGCCTGTGTACGGCATTATCCTGGCTATTTTTATTTTTAACGAAAGCAGCCAGCTATCTGCAGAGTTCTATATTGGCGCAGGCATAATTCTGATGAGTGTATTTATCTACCCTGTAATTAATACGGTTGCAGAACGACGCAAAAAATTACAGAAGGCCTTTCCAGAGGAGGTAGTGCTTCGGGAAGACTAA
- the ispE gene encoding 4-(cytidine 5'-diphospho)-2-C-methyl-D-erythritol kinase: MLDFPNAKINLGLQIIKKRPDGFHNLESCFYPVQWCDALEILPAEENSFTMSGLPVPGNPESNLCLQAYKLLEKEHKLPPVHMHLHKVIPMGAGLGGGSADAAFVLRILNKQFELNLSVEALQDYARQLGSDCAFFIENKPVIAVERGDVFDPAIIDLSGYSCVIVYPGIHITTAEAYAGVTPEKPTCTIEMVLKQDIRLWKDIMHNDFEKSLFPKYSELAELKANLYEAGAAYASMTGSGSAVYGIFKGDAPANLVFPKHYLLWKGLL, encoded by the coding sequence ATGCTTGATTTCCCGAACGCCAAGATAAATTTAGGCTTACAGATAATAAAGAAGCGACCTGATGGTTTCCATAACCTGGAGTCGTGCTTTTACCCGGTGCAGTGGTGCGATGCGCTGGAGATTTTGCCTGCTGAAGAGAATAGCTTTACAATGAGCGGGCTACCTGTACCCGGCAATCCGGAATCCAACTTGTGTTTGCAAGCTTACAAACTGCTGGAGAAGGAACATAAGCTGCCGCCTGTGCACATGCACCTGCACAAGGTTATACCTATGGGAGCCGGTTTGGGTGGAGGCTCTGCAGATGCTGCCTTTGTACTGCGTATCCTGAACAAGCAGTTCGAACTGAACCTGTCAGTAGAGGCTTTGCAGGATTATGCACGTCAGCTGGGCAGCGACTGCGCTTTTTTTATAGAGAACAAGCCTGTAATTGCTGTAGAACGAGGCGATGTTTTTGATCCTGCCATTATAGATTTGAGTGGCTATAGTTGCGTGATCGTGTATCCGGGCATACACATTACAACCGCTGAGGCATATGCCGGCGTAACACCCGAGAAGCCAACCTGTACCATCGAAATGGTGCTGAAACAGGATATCAGGCTCTGGAAAGACATCATGCACAATGATTTTGAGAAGTCACTGTTTCCAAAGTATTCGGAGCTGGCGGAGCTAAAAGCAAATTTATACGAGGCAGGAGCTGCTTATGCTTCTATGACAGGCTCAGGCTCTGCTGTGTATGGCATTTTTAAAGGCGATGCTCCGGCGAATTTAGTCTTCCCGAAGCACTACCTCCTCTGGAAAGGCCTTCTGTAA
- a CDS encoding DegT/DnrJ/EryC1/StrS family aminotransferase, with the protein MKQLNYRPGRIFLSVPHMGGHERNYVQKALEDNWVTTAGPNIPGFEHDVCQHTNAQHAVALSSGTAALHLALRVLGVQPGDEVICSTFTFVASANPILYVGATPVFVDSEPETWNMSPELLEQAISAGIARGKKPTCIMLVHLYGMPAKMKEIMEVADRYEIPVLEDAAEALGSRYSGHQVGTFGKIGVFSFNGNKIVTTSGGGALVTADARLAEEAAFLANQAKEQAPFYLHSQMGYNYLLSNVSAGIGRGQLEVLEKRVKQRREIYTYYKDQLRDIEGLYFAPEPKGCFSNRWLTTVLLPEGFKPEQVRQELENDNIETRPLWKPMHQQPLFAEHTFFGNGTSDQLFERGLCLPSSSSMTEEEQEKVIRALKQALAD; encoded by the coding sequence ATGAAGCAATTAAATTACAGACCGGGTCGCATCTTTTTATCGGTGCCGCATATGGGCGGGCATGAACGCAACTATGTGCAGAAAGCACTGGAAGATAACTGGGTAACAACAGCTGGCCCTAACATACCAGGGTTTGAACACGACGTTTGCCAGCACACCAATGCACAACATGCCGTGGCGTTGAGCTCTGGCACGGCAGCACTGCACCTGGCCCTGCGCGTTCTAGGCGTTCAGCCCGGCGATGAAGTGATCTGCTCTACTTTTACGTTTGTGGCATCAGCTAACCCTATTTTGTATGTAGGCGCTACCCCGGTTTTTGTAGACAGCGAACCGGAAACCTGGAACATGAGCCCCGAGCTACTGGAGCAGGCCATAAGTGCAGGTATAGCGCGCGGCAAAAAACCTACTTGTATCATGCTGGTGCACCTGTATGGTATGCCCGCTAAAATGAAGGAGATAATGGAGGTGGCTGACCGTTATGAGATACCTGTTCTGGAAGATGCTGCCGAGGCACTTGGCTCCAGGTACAGCGGCCACCAGGTAGGCACCTTCGGTAAAATTGGTGTATTTTCTTTTAACGGGAATAAAATAGTTACCACTTCGGGAGGTGGTGCTCTGGTTACTGCAGATGCCAGACTGGCTGAAGAAGCTGCTTTTTTAGCTAACCAGGCAAAAGAACAGGCGCCTTTTTACCTGCACTCCCAGATGGGCTACAACTACCTGTTAAGCAATGTAAGCGCAGGTATTGGCCGTGGGCAGTTAGAAGTACTGGAGAAAAGAGTGAAGCAGCGTCGCGAGATTTATACTTACTACAAAGACCAGTTACGCGACATAGAAGGTTTATACTTTGCCCCTGAGCCGAAAGGCTGTTTCTCGAACCGCTGGCTTACTACTGTGCTGCTACCTGAGGGTTTTAAACCGGAGCAGGTACGCCAGGAACTGGAAAATGACAACATAGAAACGCGCCCACTTTGGAAGCCCATGCACCAGCAGCCTCTTTTTGCTGAGCATACATTCTTCGGCAACGGTACCAGCGACCAGTTATTTGAACGTGGCCTTTGCCTGCCAAGCAGCAGCAGCATGACCGAAGAAGAACAGGAAAAGGTGATCAGAGCGCTTAAGCAGGCGCTAGCTGATTAA